Proteins from one Camelina sativa cultivar DH55 chromosome 8, Cs, whole genome shotgun sequence genomic window:
- the LOC104709442 gene encoding agamous-like MADS-box protein AGL36, which translates to MRKLKLSLIANERSRKKTFMKRKKGIMKKLHELTTLCGVQACGVIYSPYQAVPEVWPSKEGAQEVAMKFMEIPMATRTKKMMDQDTYLREQITKIKEQVDKLAAENQELQVKRFMFDCLEGKMSKYHYGAKDLHDLHRYIDQYINQLTQRMQSLVENGESSSFPPLPIGVADINPPAVADFSVDVNTDAISAAREFCAHIPYQNMNMNQNLQEPVQYHTSHDFYGHIQEEVYNSMTWIHDLNSDLNHNMTLNLDLNSNQYLNQENSFNDMMLAQNVGYAGGHAIIPFIDHYNYHQQPTGYLAITNNMPSITSSTTSTTSVYGSYINNNF; encoded by the coding sequence atgagGAAATTGAAATTATCTTTGATAGCGAATGAGAGATCAAGAAAAAAGACAttcatgaagaggaagaaagggatAATGAAGAAACTTCACGAGTTGACAACTCTTTGTGGTGTCCAAGCTTGTGGGGTCATCTACAGTCCGTATCAGGCGGTACCAGAGGTTTGGCCGTCAAAGGAAGGTGCACAAGAGGTGGCTATGAAGTTTATGGAGATCCCGATGGcaacaagaaccaaaaagatGATGGATCAAGATACGTATTTGCGGGAGCAGattaccaaaataaaagagCAAGTAGACAAACTGGCTGCTGAGAATCAGGAGTTACAAGTTAAACGATTTATGTTTGATTGTCTTGAAGGAAAGATGTCAAAGTATCATTATGGTGCAAAAGACCTTCACGATTTGCATCGCTATATTGATCAATATATCAATCAGCTTACTCAAAGGATGCAAAGTCTTGTAGAAAATGgtgagtcttcttctttccctcCTCTTCCTATTGGAGTTGCGGATATAAATCCACCTGCTGTTGCAGATTTTTCTGTTGATGTGAATACAGACGCGATAAGTgctgctagagagttttgtgcTCATATTCCataccaaaatatgaatatgaaCCAAAATCTGCAAGAACCGGTTCAATATCATACTTCAcatgatttttatggtcatattCAAGAAGAAGTCTACAATAGCATGACTTGGATTCATGATTTGAATTCGGATTTAAATCATAACATGACTTTGAATTTAGATCTGAATTCTAATCAGTATCTGAATCAAGAAAACTCATTTAATGATATGATGCTGGCACAAAATGTGGGTTATGCCGGGGGACATGCTATAATTCCTTTCATAGACCACTATAACTATCACCAGCAACCAACTGGTTATCTTGCCATCACCAATAACATGCCTTCCATCACCTCCTCTACCACCTCTACTACCAGTGTTTATGGTTCATAcattaacaataatttttaa
- the LOC104706982 gene encoding agamous-like MADS-box protein AGL80: protein MTKKKVKMAFIENETARKSTFKKRKRGILKKAHELATLCDVPICVIVNSAYESNPEVWPSREEADKVVSQWRMMSVMDQTIKMVNQESFLQQRITKATESWRKARRENKELEMKNIMFDCLSGKTLVSRLPKSDLRDFGSVIEQHLKDVNRRMEILKRNDDESSSSLVPIDAATISSGMPMIEMGSSSSSVMPMIEMGSSSVGFHEKILDQIQNTLNMKNTNKDLDLNKKQW from the coding sequence atgacgaaaaagaaagtgaaaatggCTTTTATTGAAAATGAGACAGCAAGAAAATCAactttcaagaaaagaaaaagaggtatTCTGAAGAAAGCTCATGAGTTGGCAACACTATGTGACGTCCCCATCTGTGTTATCGTCAACAGTGCGTACGAGTCGAACCCGGAGGTGTGGCCATCGAGAGAGGAGGCTGACAAGGTTGTGTCCCAATGGAGGATGATGTCGGTGATGGACCAGACCATTAAGATGGTGAACCAAGAGTCCTTTCTCCAACAAAGGATCACCAAAGCCACCGAGTCTTGGAGGAAGGCGCGGAGAGAGAACAAAGAGCTGGAGATGAAAAACATCATGTTTGATTGTCTTAGTGGCAAAACTTTGGTTTCTCGTCTCCCGAAAAGTGATCTTCGAGATTTCGGTTCTGTCATTGAACAACATCTCAAAGATGTTAATCGTAGGATGGAGATTCTGAAGAggaatgatgatgaatcatcTTCGTCCCTTGTTCCTATTGATGCCGCTACAATATCAAGTGGCATGCCTATGATTGAGATGggttcttcatcatcaagtGTCATGCCTATGATTGAGATGGGTTCTTCATCTGTTGGATTTCATGAAAAGATTCTAGATCAAATTCAGAATACTTTGAATATGAAGAACACCAATAAGGATTTGGATCTGAATAAGAAACAGTGGTGA
- the LOC109125916 gene encoding uncharacterized protein LOC109125916 — MTKLTWNDVLFVWSRECGEGFASLKEMLTTTPVLALPEQGEPYVHGKVIAYASRQLRNHEDKYPTHDLEMVVVVFSLKIWRSYLYGGKVSANGIILLYGRICVAKDEELRQEIMRETHLSMFSIHPEMTKMYRDLK, encoded by the exons atgactaagttgacatggaatgatgttttgtttgtttggtcacGGGAGTGTGGAGAGGGTTtcgcaagcctgaaggagatgttgactactacgccagtgttggcatTGCCAGAGCAGGGTGAGCCCTATGTG catgggaaggttaTTGCCTACGCTTCACGGCAGTTGCGGAACCATGAGGACAaatatcctactcatgacttggagatggttGTTGTAGTTTTCTCCCTGAAGATTTGGcggtcttatctttatggtgggAAG gtctctgccAATGGTATCATTCTTCTGTACGGTCGGATCTGTGTGGCCAAAGATGAGGAGTTAAGGCAGGAGATCATGAGGGAGACTCATctgagcatgttctctattcatcctgAAATGACTAAGATGTATCGTGACCTCAAATGA